The following nucleotide sequence is from Paracrocinitomix mangrovi.
GTTTTAACACCTGCAACATCTCCCGGTTGGTAGTTAAGTTCTTTTACTTTAAATCCATTTTTTTCTCCCCACATGATGTACATCCTCATTAACATTGATGCCCAATCACAACTCTCTGTTCCTCCTGCTCCCGCAGTTATTTGCATAACAGCACTTAAATTGTCTTCTTCTGCAGAAAGCATGTTTTTAAATTCAAGTTCTTCTAAAAAGTCAATGGATTTATTATAATGTTCATCTATTTCCTCTTCAGTTGTTTCACCTAATTCATGAAATTCCAGTAACACTTTTAAATCCTCTAAGTCAGTTTGAACCTTTTCAAAGTCTTCTACCCAGCCTTTTTTTACACGCAATTTTTTCATGAGTGCTTCTGCCATTTTTGGATCATCCCAAAAGGTTGGATCCTGTGACTTCAACTCATCTTCTTGAATTTCCACTCGCTTTTCATCAATCTTCAAATAAGCTTGAAGATCATTCACTCTTTTTTCAAATGCTTTTACTTGGTCTTGCGTGATCATAGTGACAAAGATAATTTGTTATTGAAAATGCAAAGCGGTTCATCAAACATCAATTCATTTTTTAAGTGTTTATACATTTTCAACACTGTTAATAAATGAGCTAGATTTAATTAAATATTATTATAAATTTGTTGCTCTCTAAAATCTAGAAAAAAATGAATGTACCTGCAGATTTAAAATACACTAAAGATCACGAATGGATTAAAGTTGACGGTGATGTTGCAACAGTTGGAATTACTGATTTTGCTCAAAGCGAATTAGGTGATATCGTTTATGTTGAAATTGAAACTGAAGGAGAAACTTTAGACCAAGAAGAAGTTTTTGGTTCAATTGAAGCAGTAAAAACAGTATCTGATCTTTTTATGCCTGTTGGTGGAGAAGTAATTGAGATCAACGAAGAAATCGAATCAAATCCTGAAGTAATTAATAGTGATGCTTACGGATCAGGTTGGTTGATCAAAGTTAAATTAACTGATGCTTCTCAATTAGACGATCTTTTATCAGCTGATGCTTATAAAGATTTAATTGGCTAAGAAAAGCTTTTTTTATCACCTTCCTTGGATTGGTTGGCTGATACTGATCACGGTACTTTGTATAACACCGGGCGATAAATTGCCAAAAATTGAATGGCAACTTATTACGATAAGCACTTTTGCCCACTTTTCAATGTACTTTGGACTTTCAGCTTTAATGCTTTGGGGGATTTACAAAGCCAAAAAAAATACAGTTTCAAAATTTTTGAACCTTTCTGATTTTTGGTTGTACATAATGGTGATATCAATTGGAATTAGCTACGGTTATTTGATAGAATTGATACAGGGAAATTTTATTTATCAACGTTATTACGACACAGAAGACATCATAGTTAACGGAATTGGTACAATTTTTGGTGTTTTAGGTTATATTTTGATAGGTAAAAAATTAGTATAAATCGTATCGCTAAGTGAGACAAATTTTTGTACTTTAGCGATCACAACAAAACGAATTATGGAGAAGAAAAAATCCAGTGAAGCGGATTTAGAACGCAAAGTTTGGGTGTTCCGATCTCTCGGTTTGCTTATTATCGCCTCAATTGTTTTAATGGCATTCACCTATGAAGCATTTGAAGTTGAAGAAGTTGCAGACGTAGTAGAAGATGACGGAATGCGAGATGAATTGGTATTCGATATTCCAATGGATGAACCGGAACCTCCACCAGAAGAGGACACTCCTCCTCCACCACCACCTCAACCTGACGAAGTAGTGGAAGTTGATGACGACGTAGAGATTGATGAAGACATCAGCTTTGATATGGAAGTTACTGACGAGCCTATCCTAGATGATGAGCCCGAAGAAATTGTTGAACAACCAATTTATGAATTTGCTGATGTTGAACCAGCTTTCCCAGGGGGAGAAGGTGCAATGGCACAATGGTTAAATGACAATATTCAGTATCCTCAATTATCAATTGAAATGGGTGAGCAAGGAATCGTTTATGTACAGTTCGTTGTAAACTCAGATGGATCAATTGAGCAAGTGAAAGTTTTACGTGGAGTTTCTGACGCTCTTGATGCTGAAGCAAAAAGAGTTGTTAAGCAAATGCCTAAATGGGCACCAGGTGAACAAGCAGGAAAACCTGTAAGGGTAAAATTTACTTTACCAATTCACTTTAGATTAGGATAAAAAAGCAATAGATATTCTTATATTTAATCCCGCCAATGGCGGGATTTTTTTATGCATAAAAATCAGATACTTACAATATTATCCCTAATTGATCTTACTACATTAAACGATAATGATACCGAAAATGTAGTGGAACAACTAGTTAATAAAGCAAATACGGGATTCGAAAATGTTCATCCTGCAGCCGTTTGTGTTTATTCAAACTTCGGGAATTTTGCAGCCAATATTTCAAAAACTAAGGTTGCCGTCGTTGGAGGATGTTTTCCAAGCGGTCAAACTTTGATTGAAGCTAAGGCGGCAGAGTACAAATTAATCCAACAACTCAACGTTGATGAAGTAGATATCGTTATCAATAGAGGTGACTTAATTGCTTCTGATTTTGAAAATGTTGCAAAGGATGTAAAAGCAGCCAGATCTATATTTACTAATAAATCATTAAAGGTAATTATAGAATCGGGCGAATTAAATGCTGAGTTAATAAAAAAAGCGAGTGAAATTGCGATATCTGAAGGTGCTGATTTTATTAAAACATCTACAGGAAAATCAAAAACCGGAGCAACACCGGAAGCCGCACAAATTATGTGTAATGTAATCCAAAACCATTTCACCCAAACAGGTAAAAAAATTGGATTCAAAGCTTCAGGTGGTATCAGAACAAAGGAAGATGCTGATAAATACATCAACATAGTTAAAAACACTTTGGGAGATGAGTGGATCAATCCTTCTCTTTTGAGAATTGGTGCAAGCTCATTATATGACAATTTAATAGACAGCCTTAAAGCCTAATGAAAAAAGAATGGGTTCCGTTAATAATTGATGCTTTATACGAAGCAACGGAAGCTATTATGGGTGTATACACAGGAAACTTTGAAGTCATAATAAAGTCTGACCATTCTCCTGTTACTATTGCTGACAAACAATCCAACGTAATAATTCAAAACGCACTAAAAAAAACAGGTGTTTTAATCGTTTCAGAAGAGTCTGAGAAACCTCCCTATGAAACTAGAAAAAATGAAGACATTTGGTTGGTTGACCCTTTGGACGGCACCAAAGAATTTGTTAAAAAAAATGACGAGTTTGCTATTTGCATAGCCTATGTAAGTGAGCACCGTTCAATTTTTGGAATCATTGCTGATCCGGTGAATAGACAAATTATTTTTGGTGGAGAAAATATACCACCTGCCCTAATTTCTTATGGAGAAGAAGACATATTTTCTTCTAAACATCATTTAGCAAAATTAAAGGGAGATAAAATAGATCATATTATCTATTCTAGAACTCACTACACACCTAGAATAGATAAACTTCTTGAAAAGTTGGAGCATCAATACGGACATATTGATAGAATATTGAAAGGAAGCGCTTTGAAGTTTTTTGATCTAGTCCAGGATCATGCCCAATTATATCCAAGATTATGGCCAACAATGGAATGGGACATTGCAGCCGGAAATGCAATCTACAGTGCTTTAGGAGGTGAAGTGTTAGATTTTAATACTTTTGCACCTTTGGAATACAATAAAGAAGATTTACACAATCCTCAATTCATAGCTAAACCAAAAGAATTACAAATTACAACAGATGAGTAAAAAAGTTGCCTTTATAACGGGAATTACAGGACAAGATGGAGCCTATTTGGCTGAATTACTTCTGGAAAAAGGTTATATCGTTCATGGTCTTAAAAGAAGATCATCTTTGTTTAATACAGATAGAATTGACCATTTATACAAAGACAAACATGAAGAAGGTGTAAACTTATTTCTTCATTATGGTGATTTGACAGACTCAACTAATCTTATAAGGTTGGTACAGCAAATAAAACCTGATGAAATCTATAATCTGGCAGCAATGTCGCATGTTAAGGTTTCATTTGACACCCCTGAGTACACTGCCAATGCAGATGCCTTAGGAACCTTGAGACTTTTAGAAGCAATCAGAATTTTAAAAATGGAGAAATCTGTAAAATTCTATCAAGCCTCAACTTCAGAATTGTACGGAAAAGTAATGGAAACCCCACAATCTGAAACCACTCCTTTTTATCCAAGAAGTCCTTATGCTGTAGCAAAACTTTATGGATTTTGGATTGTTAAAAATTACCGTGAAGCTTACGGAATTTATGCATGTAATGGTATTTTGTTCAACCATGAAAGTCCATTAAGAGGAGAAACTTTTGTTACCAGAAAAATTACACGTGCCGTAGCCAAAATAAAATTAGGACTACAAAACAAACTTTATCTTGGAAACCTTGATGCAAAAAGAGACTGGGGACATGCTAGAGATTACGTTTACGGTATGTGGCAAATGCTTCAACAAGAAGAAGCAGAAGATTTTGTTTTGGCATCCGGTGAAACGCATCCGGTAAGAGAGTTTGTAGAAAAAGCTTTTGCCGAAGTAGACATTAAAATCAGATGGGAAGGAAGTGGAATTAATGAAAAAGGAATCAACGAAGCGACTAACGAAATTTTAGTTGAAGTTGACGAACAATATTTCAGACCAACTGAAGTTGAATTACTACTTGGTGATCCAACAAAAGCAAAAGAAAAATTAGGCTGGACCCATAAAATTAGTTTTGAAGAACTAGTGAAAGAAATGGTGCAGGCTGACGTCAAATTGTTTGAACGTGACAAATACCTTAAAGAAGGTGGACATCAAACATTCGAGTACAATGAATAAAACAGATAAGATTTATGTTGCCGGACACAACGGCATGGTAGGTTCTGCAATTGTCAGACTTTTACAAAAAGAAGGTTATTCAAACATTGTTACAAGAAGTTCAAAAGAAGTAGATCTTAGAAATCAAGCCGAAGTAAACGCATTTTTTGAAAGCGAAAAACCTCAATTTGTTTTTTTAGCAGCCGCAAAAGTTGGAGGAATTTTAGCTAACAATACCTACAGAGCCGAATTCTTATATGACAACTTGATGATCGCAAGCAATATAATTCACGCCTCATATGTCAATAAGGTTGAAAAATTACTGTTTTTAGGATCTTCATGTATTTATCCAAAAATGGCTCCTCAACCACTTAAAGAAGAGTACCTTTTAACAGGTGAACTTGAGTGTACCAATGAACCTTATGCCATTGCGAAAATTGCAGGCATCAAATTATGCGAATCATACAGAGATCAATACGGATGCAACTTTATTTCTGCCATGCCTACAAATTTGTATGGTCCAAATGACAACTATGATTTGCAAACATCACATGTTTTACCAGCTTTGATCAGAAAATTCCATACTGCAAAAGTGGAGAATTCACCCAATGTTGAGATATGGGGAACAGGCTCACCATTAAGAGAGTTTTTGTATGTTGATG
It contains:
- the fcl gene encoding GDP-L-fucose synthase, whose product is MNKTDKIYVAGHNGMVGSAIVRLLQKEGYSNIVTRSSKEVDLRNQAEVNAFFESEKPQFVFLAAAKVGGILANNTYRAEFLYDNLMIASNIIHASYVNKVEKLLFLGSSCIYPKMAPQPLKEEYLLTGELECTNEPYAIAKIAGIKLCESYRDQYGCNFISAMPTNLYGPNDNYDLQTSHVLPALIRKFHTAKVENSPNVEIWGTGSPLREFLYVDDVAEACLHLMLHYNEKQFVNVGAGKDISIKDLALTIKDVIGFEGELTFDTSKPDGTPRKLMDVSKLAQAGWSYRVELKDGIKLAYEDALSKGLLD
- the deoC gene encoding deoxyribose-phosphate aldolase yields the protein MHKNQILTILSLIDLTTLNDNDTENVVEQLVNKANTGFENVHPAAVCVYSNFGNFAANISKTKVAVVGGCFPSGQTLIEAKAAEYKLIQQLNVDEVDIVINRGDLIASDFENVAKDVKAARSIFTNKSLKVIIESGELNAELIKKASEIAISEGADFIKTSTGKSKTGATPEAAQIMCNVIQNHFTQTGKKIGFKASGGIRTKEDADKYINIVKNTLGDEWINPSLLRIGASSLYDNLIDSLKA
- the gcvH gene encoding glycine cleavage system protein GcvH, with translation MNVPADLKYTKDHEWIKVDGDVATVGITDFAQSELGDIVYVEIETEGETLDQEEVFGSIEAVKTVSDLFMPVGGEVIEINEEIESNPEVINSDAYGSGWLIKVKLTDASQLDDLLSADAYKDLIG
- a CDS encoding energy transducer TonB; translation: MEKKKSSEADLERKVWVFRSLGLLIIASIVLMAFTYEAFEVEEVADVVEDDGMRDELVFDIPMDEPEPPPEEDTPPPPPPQPDEVVEVDDDVEIDEDISFDMEVTDEPILDDEPEEIVEQPIYEFADVEPAFPGGEGAMAQWLNDNIQYPQLSIEMGEQGIVYVQFVVNSDGSIEQVKVLRGVSDALDAEAKRVVKQMPKWAPGEQAGKPVRVKFTLPIHFRLG
- a CDS encoding 3'(2'),5'-bisphosphate nucleotidase CysQ family protein, producing MKKEWVPLIIDALYEATEAIMGVYTGNFEVIIKSDHSPVTIADKQSNVIIQNALKKTGVLIVSEESEKPPYETRKNEDIWLVDPLDGTKEFVKKNDEFAICIAYVSEHRSIFGIIADPVNRQIIFGGENIPPALISYGEEDIFSSKHHLAKLKGDKIDHIIYSRTHYTPRIDKLLEKLEHQYGHIDRILKGSALKFFDLVQDHAQLYPRLWPTMEWDIAAGNAIYSALGGEVLDFNTFAPLEYNKEDLHNPQFIAKPKELQITTDE
- the gmd gene encoding GDP-mannose 4,6-dehydratase, whose translation is MSKKVAFITGITGQDGAYLAELLLEKGYIVHGLKRRSSLFNTDRIDHLYKDKHEEGVNLFLHYGDLTDSTNLIRLVQQIKPDEIYNLAAMSHVKVSFDTPEYTANADALGTLRLLEAIRILKMEKSVKFYQASTSELYGKVMETPQSETTPFYPRSPYAVAKLYGFWIVKNYREAYGIYACNGILFNHESPLRGETFVTRKITRAVAKIKLGLQNKLYLGNLDAKRDWGHARDYVYGMWQMLQQEEAEDFVLASGETHPVREFVEKAFAEVDIKIRWEGSGINEKGINEATNEILVEVDEQYFRPTEVELLLGDPTKAKEKLGWTHKISFEELVKEMVQADVKLFERDKYLKEGGHQTFEYNE
- a CDS encoding VanZ family protein → MAKKSFFYHLPWIGWLILITVLCITPGDKLPKIEWQLITISTFAHFSMYFGLSALMLWGIYKAKKNTVSKFLNLSDFWLYIMVISIGISYGYLIELIQGNFIYQRYYDTEDIIVNGIGTIFGVLGYILIGKKLV